A single window of Thermodesulfobacteriota bacterium DNA harbors:
- the fdnG gene encoding formate dehydrogenase-N subunit alpha, with translation MKLTRRSFIKISGAATAGLALNGMGWNLRPVEAYSWQLRTRDAKETPTICCYCGVGCGITCHTDVKTGKVVYTEGDADHPINQGALCAKGTAVYQLARNEERLTQVWYRAPYSSKWLVKDWDWALKRIAENVKKSRDASFVAKDAKGRTVNRCEGIASVGSAALDNEELWAYQAMLRALGLVNIEHQARVCHSSTVPALAESYGRGAMTNHWIDIRNSDVILVMGSNAASNHPMSFRWVSKAQENGATLISVDPRFTRTSTLADIYAPIRSGTDIAFLGGMIKYILDNNKYFRDYVVNYTNASFIVGEKYGFNDGLFSGFDAGKRAYDKSMWAFEMDANGVPKQDPTLKHPRTVFQLMKKHYARYTPDTVSSITGTPKTDLLKVYKAYSSTGVPDKAATIMYAMGWTQHTVGVQYIRTMAMIQLLLGNIGIAGGGVNAMRGESNVQGSTDHGLLFHILPGYLPVPSASITSLAEYNKKFTPVSKDPTSANWWQNRPKYITSYLKAMYGDNAVPENDFGYGYLPKLEDGKAYSWLDIFDRMYAKEYSGFFAWGQNPACSSANSNKVRAALGNLDWMVVVNLFDNETASFWKGPGVDPRQVKTEVFMLPCAAFMEKEGSLSNSGRWVQWRYKAQEPPGDAKPDGDIMVELFHEIRELYKKPDAASAYPDPILNLRMDFADKGRFDAHRAAKAINGYFTRDTVVGGKAFKKGDQVPAFAMLQADGSTACGNWLYSQSYNQDGNNMARRNNKDESGIGLTSGWAWAWPVNRRILYNRASVDPTGKPWNPKRVVVEFAGEVKDGKYVSSKWKGDVPDGPWYPLKNPDGTDRADGKKPFIMQTHGMGQLYGPGLNDGPFPEHYEPIEGPVKRHPFSSQRTNPAAAIFTSDKDALRPHDARFPIVATTFRITEHWQTGVLTRWLPWLLEAEPEVFVDMSEELAKSKKIRNGEKVVVESARGHLEAVAVVTSRLRPFTIMGKQVHQVGLPWHYGWVWPKDGGDSANLLTPSVGDANTRIPESKAFMVDIRKKAEV, from the coding sequence ATGAAGCTCACTCGCAGGAGCTTTATAAAGATCTCGGGCGCGGCGACCGCCGGACTGGCCTTGAACGGGATGGGATGGAACCTGCGTCCCGTCGAGGCTTACTCCTGGCAGCTCCGGACCCGCGACGCGAAGGAAACCCCCACGATCTGCTGCTATTGCGGGGTCGGGTGCGGGATCACCTGCCATACGGACGTCAAGACGGGCAAGGTGGTCTACACGGAAGGCGACGCCGACCATCCCATCAACCAGGGCGCCCTCTGCGCAAAGGGCACGGCCGTCTACCAGCTCGCCCGCAACGAGGAGCGGCTGACGCAGGTCTGGTACAGGGCGCCGTACAGCAGCAAGTGGCTCGTCAAGGACTGGGACTGGGCGCTCAAGCGGATCGCGGAAAACGTGAAGAAGAGCCGCGACGCCAGCTTCGTCGCGAAGGACGCCAAGGGACGTACGGTCAACCGGTGCGAGGGGATCGCGTCGGTCGGCAGCGCCGCCCTCGACAACGAGGAGCTCTGGGCCTACCAGGCGATGCTGCGCGCCCTCGGGCTGGTGAATATAGAGCATCAGGCCCGGGTCTGCCACAGCTCCACGGTGCCGGCCCTTGCGGAATCGTACGGCCGCGGCGCGATGACGAACCACTGGATCGATATCCGCAACAGCGACGTCATCCTGGTCATGGGCAGCAACGCCGCGTCGAACCACCCCATGTCGTTCCGATGGGTTTCGAAGGCCCAGGAGAACGGCGCGACGCTCATCAGCGTCGACCCGAGGTTCACCCGCACGTCCACCCTGGCGGACATCTACGCCCCCATCCGTTCCGGGACCGACATCGCCTTCCTGGGCGGGATGATCAAGTACATCCTGGACAACAACAAGTACTTCCGCGACTACGTGGTCAACTACACCAACGCCTCCTTCATCGTCGGGGAGAAGTACGGCTTCAACGACGGGCTCTTCTCCGGATTCGACGCCGGGAAGCGCGCCTACGACAAGTCCATGTGGGCTTTCGAGATGGACGCCAACGGCGTTCCGAAGCAGGACCCGACCCTCAAGCATCCGCGGACCGTCTTCCAGCTCATGAAGAAGCACTATGCCCGCTACACGCCGGACACCGTCTCCAGCATCACGGGAACGCCCAAGACCGATCTCCTCAAGGTATACAAGGCCTACAGCTCCACCGGCGTCCCGGACAAGGCGGCGACGATCATGTACGCCATGGGCTGGACGCAGCACACCGTCGGGGTCCAGTACATCCGCACCATGGCGATGATCCAGCTCCTGCTGGGGAACATCGGGATCGCCGGCGGCGGCGTCAACGCCATGCGGGGAGAGTCCAACGTCCAGGGCTCCACCGACCACGGGCTCCTGTTCCACATCCTGCCCGGATACCTTCCCGTTCCCAGCGCGTCGATCACGTCGCTGGCCGAGTACAACAAGAAGTTCACCCCCGTCTCCAAGGACCCGACGAGCGCCAACTGGTGGCAGAACCGGCCCAAGTACATCACCAGCTACCTGAAGGCGATGTACGGCGACAACGCCGTGCCGGAGAACGATTTCGGGTACGGATATCTCCCCAAGCTGGAGGACGGAAAGGCATATAGCTGGCTCGACATCTTCGACCGGATGTATGCGAAGGAGTACTCGGGCTTCTTCGCGTGGGGGCAGAATCCCGCGTGCAGCAGCGCCAACTCGAACAAGGTCCGGGCGGCGCTGGGGAACCTCGACTGGATGGTCGTCGTCAACCTGTTCGACAACGAGACGGCCTCCTTCTGGAAGGGCCCGGGCGTCGATCCCAGGCAGGTCAAGACCGAGGTCTTCATGCTCCCCTGCGCGGCCTTCATGGAGAAGGAAGGGTCGCTGAGCAACAGCGGCCGCTGGGTCCAGTGGCGCTACAAGGCGCAGGAGCCGCCCGGGGACGCCAAGCCCGACGGCGACATCATGGTCGAGCTGTTCCACGAGATCCGGGAGCTCTACAAGAAGCCGGATGCGGCCTCGGCGTATCCCGATCCCATCCTGAATCTCCGGATGGACTTCGCGGACAAGGGCAGGTTCGATGCGCACCGGGCGGCGAAGGCCATCAACGGCTACTTCACCCGGGACACGGTCGTCGGCGGCAAGGCGTTCAAGAAGGGCGACCAGGTGCCCGCCTTCGCCATGCTCCAGGCCGACGGCTCCACCGCCTGCGGGAACTGGCTCTACAGCCAGAGCTACAACCAGGACGGCAACAACATGGCCCGCAGGAACAACAAGGACGAGAGCGGCATCGGCCTGACCTCCGGTTGGGCGTGGGCCTGGCCGGTCAACCGCCGGATCCTCTACAACCGCGCTTCCGTGGATCCCACGGGCAAGCCTTGGAACCCGAAGAGGGTGGTGGTCGAGTTCGCGGGCGAAGTCAAGGACGGCAAGTACGTGTCGAGCAAGTGGAAGGGCGACGTCCCCGACGGGCCGTGGTACCCGCTGAAGAACCCCGACGGGACGGACCGCGCGGACGGGAAGAAGCCCTTCATCATGCAGACCCACGGCATGGGGCAACTTTACGGCCCCGGCCTGAACGACGGACCCTTCCCCGAGCATTACGAGCCGATCGAGGGCCCGGTGAAACGACATCCGTTCAGCTCCCAGCGGACAAACCCGGCAGCGGCCATCTTCACCTCGGACAAGGATGCCCTTCGTCCGCACGATGCCCGGTTCCCCATCGTCGCGACCACGTTCCGCATCACGGAACATTGGCAGACGGGCGTGCTCACGCGGTGGCTGCCGTGGCTGCTCGAGGCGGAGCCGGAAGTCTTCGTCGACATGAGCGAAGAGCTCGCCAAGTCCAAGAAGATCCGTAACGGCGAGAAGGTGGTGGTCGAATCCGCCCGCGGACACCTCGAAGCGGTGGCGGTGGTGACCTCGCGGCTGAGGCCGTTCACCATCATGGGCAAGCAGGTGCACCAGGTCGGGTTGCCCTGGCATTACGGATGGGTCTGGCCCAAGGATGGCGGCGACAGCGCCAACCTGCTGACCCCGTCCGTGGGCGACGCCAACACGAGGATTCCCGAGTCGAAAGCGTTCATGGTGGACATTCGGAAGAAGGCGGAGGTATAG
- a CDS encoding ATP-binding protein: MRRKIVLGLAVYSALFFCMGLYIVYTIHADTEKLNDLIQLHQVEILRERFLIQIKRVQADLALKNSRFSRSLDTMALDIRHMRDVVDGCFGCHHSPGVQEGIDEIRRSIGHYEASLDRVLVSRENDFLPAEEEHRALRDGEVLVEKVSDMVALTNARLNVKTKQALQDIGNSRNFLYVLLAAGPLLSFGLAAVFVNGFSKSVDRLLEATRSLKAGNLDHRVEGLEDEFGELASSFNNMAGSIKEQMLRMREAEQTLENANLELKRTQEQMVRAETMAALGTLSSGISHELNTPLSVILNMTQLIKQESKDNPALQKDLCVLEREANQAVKVTRSLLGFARSAKSVKERVDVNQVLEELFKIMEFQPSARAVRLHKALARDLRPVFGNSGQIRQVFLNVILNAVQAMPDGGELDVVSANRTTEAHEGVEVIISDTGSGIPREHIDKISQPFFTTKEEGTGLGLAISYGIVQEHQGRIAVESEVGRGTTVRIFLPDGAPSEALQ; this comes from the coding sequence ATGAGAAGGAAGATCGTTCTCGGCCTGGCGGTTTACTCCGCCCTGTTTTTCTGCATGGGGCTGTACATCGTCTACACGATCCATGCGGACACGGAAAAGCTGAACGACCTCATCCAGCTCCACCAGGTCGAGATCCTCAGGGAACGGTTCCTCATCCAGATCAAGCGCGTCCAGGCCGACCTCGCCCTGAAGAACTCCCGCTTCTCCCGGTCGCTCGACACCATGGCCCTCGATATCCGGCACATGCGGGACGTGGTCGACGGCTGCTTCGGCTGCCATCATTCCCCGGGGGTGCAGGAGGGGATCGACGAGATCCGGCGCAGCATCGGGCACTACGAGGCCTCGCTGGACCGGGTGCTCGTCTCCCGGGAGAACGACTTCCTTCCGGCGGAAGAGGAGCACCGCGCCCTGCGGGACGGGGAGGTGCTGGTCGAGAAGGTCAGCGACATGGTCGCCCTCACCAACGCCCGCCTGAACGTGAAGACGAAGCAGGCGCTGCAGGACATCGGGAACTCGCGGAACTTCCTCTACGTCCTCCTCGCCGCGGGCCCCCTGCTGTCGTTCGGCCTGGCGGCGGTCTTCGTCAACGGCTTCTCGAAGTCCGTGGACCGGCTCCTGGAGGCGACCCGGAGCCTGAAGGCGGGAAATCTCGATCACCGGGTGGAAGGACTGGAGGACGAGTTCGGGGAGCTGGCGTCCTCCTTCAACAACATGGCGGGCTCCATCAAGGAGCAGATGCTCCGGATGCGGGAGGCGGAGCAGACCCTCGAGAACGCCAACCTGGAGCTGAAGCGGACGCAGGAACAGATGGTGAGGGCAGAGACGATGGCGGCCCTGGGGACCCTTTCCTCGGGAATCTCCCACGAGCTCAACACGCCCTTGAGCGTCATCCTGAACATGACGCAGCTCATCAAGCAGGAATCGAAGGACAACCCCGCCCTTCAGAAGGACCTGTGCGTCCTGGAGCGCGAGGCGAACCAGGCCGTCAAGGTCACGCGGAGCCTCCTCGGGTTCGCGCGTTCCGCCAAGTCCGTGAAGGAGCGGGTCGACGTGAACCAGGTCCTGGAGGAGCTGTTCAAGATCATGGAATTCCAGCCCTCCGCCCGGGCGGTGCGGCTGCACAAGGCGCTGGCGCGCGACCTGCGGCCCGTCTTCGGCAATTCGGGGCAGATCCGCCAGGTGTTCCTGAACGTCATCCTGAACGCGGTGCAGGCGATGCCGGACGGAGGGGAACTCGACGTCGTCTCGGCGAACCGGACCACGGAGGCGCACGAAGGCGTGGAGGTCATCATCTCGGACACGGGGTCGGGGATTCCCAGGGAGCACATCGACAAGATTTCCCAGCCGTTCTTCACCACGAAGGAGGAGGGCACGGGGCTGGGCCTCGCGATCAGCTACGGCATCGTCCAGGAGCATCAGGGCCGGATCGCCGTCGAGAGCGAGGTCGGACGGGGGACCACGGTGCGGATCTTCCTGCCGGACGGGGCTCCGTCGGAGGCGCTGCAATGA
- a CDS encoding sigma-54 dependent transcriptional regulator: MNREILIVEDDRNLAMVLSRVLAKEGYEATACHTVSEGKAGMKGGAVPDLILTDIYLPDGSGLELLEHAKSTGQDVSVIVMTANATVETAIEAMKMGAIDYLLKPFPVEELLLTLSRICKCRALQAENRYLKEGQRNRFFETGIVGNSEGIREILSVIANVADSRAGVLIEGESGTGKELIAQAIHFTGNRSEKMFIPINCSAIPDNLLESELFGHVKGAFTGALDNKQGLFLSADGGTLLLDEIGDLSQTLQAKLLRVLHDGRIRRVGDCREIVTDVRVIAATNKELPAMIRKGEFREDLYFRLAVIPIRVPPLRERREDIPILVEHFLRHYSEGKGPQIRFSDEALGLLQEYSWPGNVRELRNLVERFSILKRGGFIGREDLPPEFHPTDSRVSRDAAAMSDYRSAKRELLEDFHRRIVAEALKKHGGNVSRASDSLGLDRGNFQRIMRRCGIHSSRFRAEE, encoded by the coding sequence ATGAACCGGGAGATCCTGATCGTGGAAGACGACCGGAACCTGGCGATGGTCCTCTCGCGCGTCCTTGCGAAGGAAGGCTACGAGGCGACCGCCTGCCACACGGTATCGGAGGGGAAGGCGGGGATGAAGGGCGGCGCGGTCCCCGACCTGATCCTCACCGACATCTATCTGCCCGACGGATCGGGGCTGGAGCTGCTGGAGCACGCGAAGAGCACCGGGCAGGACGTTTCCGTCATCGTCATGACCGCCAACGCCACCGTGGAGACCGCCATCGAGGCGATGAAGATGGGAGCGATCGACTACCTGCTGAAGCCGTTTCCGGTGGAGGAGCTGCTCCTCACCCTCAGCAGGATCTGCAAGTGCCGCGCCCTGCAGGCGGAGAACCGGTACCTGAAGGAAGGACAAAGGAACCGGTTTTTCGAGACCGGCATCGTGGGCAACTCGGAAGGGATCCGGGAGATCCTTTCGGTCATCGCCAACGTCGCGGACAGCCGCGCAGGCGTGCTGATCGAGGGGGAAAGCGGGACCGGCAAGGAGCTCATCGCCCAGGCGATCCATTTCACCGGGAACCGGTCGGAGAAGATGTTCATCCCGATCAACTGCAGCGCGATTCCCGACAACCTCCTCGAATCGGAGCTGTTCGGCCACGTCAAGGGGGCCTTCACCGGGGCGCTGGATAACAAGCAGGGGCTGTTCCTTTCCGCGGACGGGGGCACCCTTCTTCTGGACGAGATCGGCGACCTGTCTCAGACGCTCCAGGCGAAGCTGTTGCGGGTGCTGCACGACGGACGGATCCGGCGCGTGGGGGACTGCCGGGAAATCGTTACGGATGTCCGGGTCATCGCCGCCACCAACAAGGAGCTGCCCGCCATGATCCGCAAGGGGGAGTTCCGGGAGGACCTGTATTTCCGGCTGGCGGTCATCCCCATCCGCGTGCCGCCGCTGCGGGAGAGAAGAGAGGACATCCCGATCCTGGTGGAGCATTTCCTCCGGCATTATTCCGAAGGGAAGGGGCCGCAGATCCGATTTTCGGACGAGGCGCTCGGGCTGCTCCAGGAATATTCCTGGCCGGGGAACGTGCGGGAGCTGAGGAACCTGGTCGAGCGGTTCAGCATCCTGAAGCGGGGGGGATTCATCGGCCGGGAGGACCTCCCGCCGGAGTTCCATCCCACGGACTCCCGGGTTTCCCGGGATGCCGCCGCGATGTCGGACTACCGCTCCGCGAAGCGGGAGCTCCTCGAGGATTTCCACCGGAGGATCGTCGCGGAGGCATTGAAAAAACACGGAGGGAACGTCTCCCGGGCTTCCGACTCCCTCGGACTGGACCGGGGGAACTTCCAGCGGATCATGCGGAGATGCGGAATCCACTCGTCCCGGTTCCGCGCGGAGGAGTAG
- a CDS encoding molybdenum cofactor synthesis domain-containing protein, which produces MGAGKVLSVNVSEEKGTVKRPVAEIFLTETGVRNDAHAGKWHRQVSMLAAESVERFSKEAKRPIGYGEFAENITTEGLDLRGCGIFDRFRIGEAELELTQIGKECHGNYCAIYKEVGNCVMPKEGIFCRVRKTGAVRPGQEIVHAPKVVRAFVVTLSDRASEGGYEDRSGPKVREILDAHFRSWCPRHEIEHALIPDDAEALRRLLAEQRDRETDFVFTTGGTGIGERDVTVEVVSGLLDKRLPGIMEMIRVKYGAENPRALLSRSVAGVMGKTLVYALPGSVRAVEEYLGEILKTTEHSLYMLHGIDKHRS; this is translated from the coding sequence ATGGGCGCCGGGAAGGTCCTTTCCGTCAACGTCTCGGAAGAGAAGGGGACCGTCAAGCGTCCCGTGGCGGAGATCTTCCTCACGGAAACGGGCGTCCGGAACGACGCCCACGCGGGAAAATGGCACCGGCAGGTCAGCATGCTGGCGGCGGAAAGCGTCGAGAGGTTTTCGAAAGAGGCGAAACGGCCCATCGGGTACGGAGAATTCGCGGAGAACATCACCACGGAAGGATTGGACCTCCGCGGGTGCGGCATCTTCGACCGTTTCCGGATCGGGGAGGCGGAGCTGGAGCTGACCCAGATCGGGAAGGAGTGCCACGGGAACTACTGCGCCATCTACAAGGAAGTCGGCAACTGCGTCATGCCGAAGGAAGGGATCTTCTGCAGGGTGCGCAAGACCGGCGCGGTCCGGCCGGGGCAGGAGATCGTGCACGCCCCGAAAGTCGTGCGCGCCTTCGTCGTCACGTTGAGCGACCGGGCGAGCGAGGGAGGGTACGAGGACCGGAGCGGCCCGAAGGTCCGGGAGATCCTCGACGCCCACTTCCGATCCTGGTGCCCCCGGCACGAGATCGAACACGCCCTGATCCCGGACGACGCGGAAGCGCTGCGCCGGCTGCTGGCCGAACAGCGCGACCGGGAGACGGACTTCGTCTTCACCACGGGGGGGACCGGCATCGGGGAAAGGGACGTCACGGTGGAGGTCGTGTCGGGCCTGCTCGACAAGCGGCTCCCGGGGATCATGGAGATGATCCGCGTGAAATACGGCGCGGAAAATCCCCGCGCCCTGCTGAGCCGCAGCGTCGCGGGGGTCATGGGGAAGACGCTGGTCTACGCGCTTCCGGGAAGCGTCCGGGCCGTGGAGGAGTACCTGGGGGAGATCCTGAAGACCACGGAGCATTCGCTGTACATGCTCCATGGGATCGACAAGCACCGCTCATAG
- the glp gene encoding gephyrin-like molybdotransferase Glp: MPCFEEARRTILENVPRLGAERADLLSAAGRVAAEEVTAPWDMPSFDNSAMDGFAVRASDCRPGDVLPVAGYVPAGENGALEAVPGAAVRIMTGAPIPAGCDTVIPIEDTEERADGILLREKIEPRQHVRFRGEDIRRGERIVQAGAVLRTPEIGMLASFGKAYVAVHRRARVAVLSTGDELIEMGEPPERGKIVNSNALSLAAALREIGAEPLLLGIARDNRESHLEKMAAARGADALITTAGVSAGDRDLVRACLAELGVRQLFWRVDIKPGGPFAFGLMGEMPVFSLPGNPVSTMITFEELVRPALLRMMGRRRVIRPFVPATLRAGARKKPGKVHFLRVRVESEDGRYWAVSAGDQNTGILKTMVRANGIAVLPKDRTEFAAGEEVQVHLLHDDLQMTED, translated from the coding sequence ATGCCCTGTTTCGAGGAGGCGAGAAGAACCATCCTGGAAAACGTCCCGCGGCTCGGCGCGGAGCGGGCCGACCTGCTGTCGGCGGCGGGCCGCGTCGCAGCCGAGGAGGTGACGGCGCCGTGGGACATGCCGTCCTTCGACAATTCCGCCATGGACGGGTTCGCCGTCCGGGCATCCGATTGCCGCCCGGGAGACGTCCTTCCGGTCGCCGGCTATGTCCCGGCGGGGGAGAACGGGGCTCTCGAAGCCGTCCCGGGCGCCGCCGTGCGGATCATGACCGGCGCTCCGATTCCCGCCGGCTGCGACACGGTGATCCCGATCGAGGACACGGAGGAGCGGGCAGATGGGATCCTGCTCCGGGAGAAGATCGAACCGCGGCAGCATGTCCGTTTCCGGGGGGAGGACATCCGGCGGGGGGAGCGGATCGTCCAGGCCGGCGCCGTCCTGCGCACCCCCGAAATCGGCATGCTCGCCTCCTTCGGAAAGGCCTATGTGGCCGTCCACCGCCGGGCGCGGGTCGCCGTCCTTTCCACCGGGGACGAGCTGATCGAGATGGGGGAGCCGCCGGAGCGCGGAAAGATCGTCAACAGCAACGCCCTGTCGCTTGCCGCCGCCCTTCGGGAGATCGGCGCGGAGCCGCTCCTCCTCGGCATCGCCCGGGACAACCGGGAAAGCCACCTGGAAAAGATGGCCGCGGCGCGCGGCGCCGACGCCCTGATCACCACCGCGGGGGTTTCCGCGGGCGACCGCGACCTGGTGCGCGCCTGCCTCGCGGAGCTCGGCGTGCGGCAGCTTTTCTGGAGGGTGGACATCAAGCCGGGGGGGCCGTTCGCATTCGGCCTGATGGGGGAGATGCCGGTATTCTCCCTTCCCGGCAACCCGGTGTCGACCATGATCACCTTCGAGGAGCTGGTCCGCCCCGCGCTGTTGAGGATGATGGGGCGCCGCCGGGTGATCCGCCCCTTCGTGCCGGCGACGCTTCGGGCCGGCGCGAGGAAGAAGCCCGGCAAGGTCCATTTCCTCCGTGTGCGGGTCGAGTCGGAGGACGGCCGCTATTGGGCGGTCTCCGCGGGCGACCAGAACACCGGCATCCTGAAGACCATGGTCCGCGCGAACGGCATCGCGGTGCTTCCGAAGGACAGGACGGAGTTCGCCGCCGGCGAGGAGGTCCAGGTTCACCTGCTGCATGACGATCTGCAGATGACGGAGGATTGA
- a CDS encoding ABC transporter permease: MDFLISSLATALRMIGDLSPDVVDAVGTSLSVSAGATLFAAFLGIPLGLVMGLAEFPLKRFAITVLNTLMALPTVVVGLLVYGFLSRQGPLGALGLLFTPTAIVIGGTLLAAPIVANYALAAVRGADRRILPTALTLGAGRLRAAGALIGEIRFGILAAVIAGFGRVISEVGVAMMLGGNIRGYTRTMTTAIALETSKGEFAFGMALGILLLSVALLVNLFLHYLQQR; encoded by the coding sequence GTGGATTTTCTCATCTCCTCCCTTGCGACGGCCCTCCGGATGATCGGGGACCTTTCCCCCGACGTCGTGGACGCCGTCGGCACCTCCCTCTCCGTCTCCGCGGGGGCGACCCTGTTCGCCGCATTCCTCGGCATCCCGCTGGGGCTCGTCATGGGGCTTGCCGAGTTTCCGCTGAAGCGGTTCGCCATCACCGTCCTCAATACCCTCATGGCGCTGCCCACCGTGGTGGTGGGGCTCCTGGTCTACGGCTTCCTGAGCCGCCAGGGGCCGCTGGGGGCGCTGGGACTCCTCTTCACCCCGACGGCGATCGTGATCGGAGGGACGCTGCTCGCCGCCCCGATCGTCGCGAACTATGCCCTGGCGGCGGTCCGGGGAGCCGACCGGCGGATCCTTCCGACGGCGCTCACGCTGGGCGCCGGGCGATTGCGGGCCGCGGGGGCGCTGATCGGCGAGATCCGGTTCGGCATCCTCGCCGCGGTGATCGCGGGCTTCGGGCGCGTCATTTCCGAGGTGGGCGTGGCGATGATGCTCGGCGGGAACATCCGGGGATACACGCGGACGATGACGACGGCCATCGCCCTCGAGACGAGCAAGGGGGAGTTCGCCTTCGGGATGGCGCTGGGGATCCTGCTGCTTTCGGTTGCGCTGCTCGTCAACCTGTTCCTTCATTATCTCCAGCAGAGGTAG
- a CDS encoding radical SAM protein, protein MSFTGDPGLNDSYGRRITYLRISVTDRCNLRCRYCMPDECPHTLPQENVLSFEEIRAFADAAVKNGIERIRITGGEPLTRKGITGLVGMLRGIDGLKDLSMTTNGILLKGFARELKVAGLNRVNISLDTVDPEKYRWITRNGDLREVLQGIDAAEEAGLLPIKINCVVKGSSGDEDAVGVRAFCERRKLQVRFIREMNLENGEFAVVEGGTGGDCRICNKIRLSCDGNFRPCLFSDLSFNARSLGAEEAFRTAVCAKPRIGTRSSLNKFNLVGG, encoded by the coding sequence ATGTCCTTCACAGGGGATCCGGGATTGAACGATTCATACGGCCGCAGGATTACCTACTTAAGGATTTCCGTTACCGACCGCTGCAACCTGCGATGCAGGTATTGCATGCCGGACGAATGTCCCCACACTCTGCCGCAGGAAAACGTCCTTTCTTTCGAGGAAATCCGCGCATTTGCGGATGCCGCCGTGAAGAACGGCATCGAAAGGATCCGGATCACCGGAGGGGAACCTCTGACGCGAAAAGGAATCACCGGACTTGTCGGGATGCTGAGGGGGATCGACGGACTGAAAGACCTTTCCATGACGACGAACGGAATTCTGCTGAAAGGATTCGCGAGGGAATTGAAGGTCGCCGGGCTGAACAGGGTGAACATCAGCCTGGACACCGTGGACCCGGAAAAGTACCGGTGGATCACCCGGAACGGCGACCTGCGGGAGGTCCTGCAGGGCATCGACGCGGCGGAAGAGGCCGGCCTGCTCCCGATAAAGATCAACTGCGTCGTGAAGGGATCATCCGGGGACGAGGACGCCGTCGGCGTCAGGGCCTTCTGCGAACGGAGGAAGCTCCAGGTCCGCTTCATCCGCGAGATGAACCTGGAGAACGGGGAATTCGCCGTCGTGGAGGGCGGGACCGGTGGCGACTGCAGGATCTGCAACAAGATCCGGCTGTCGTGCGACGGGAACTTCCGTCCATGTCTTTTCAGCGACCTGTCCTTCAATGCGAGGTCCCTCGGCGCGGAAGAGGCGTTCCGGACGGCGGTATGCGCGAAACCCAGGATCGGGACGCGGAGCTCCCTGAACAAGTTCAACCTGGTCGGGGGGTAG
- a CDS encoding ATP-binding cassette domain-containing protein → MGDIYRLKSVRHRYGSATVLDIDDLAIAEGRLYHLTGANGAGKSTLLGLLAFLVPPTSGEILYAGERVEWKNGSVERLRRKVTLLHQSPYLFGGTVHDNVAFGLAARGIRGEERRRIVERALSAVSLEGFGDRKARQLSGGETQRVAMARALACSPEVLLLDEPLANIDRETSALLETVIASLPGQGTTVVLVTHDPDHRMRLNGETIIMEKGRIVPPAFAPSIS, encoded by the coding sequence TTGGGGGATATCTACCGCCTGAAATCGGTCCGCCATCGGTACGGGAGCGCGACCGTCCTCGACATCGACGACCTGGCGATCGCCGAAGGCCGGCTCTACCACCTGACCGGGGCCAACGGCGCGGGGAAAAGCACCCTCCTGGGCCTCCTGGCGTTCCTCGTTCCTCCGACCTCCGGCGAGATCCTGTACGCCGGGGAGAGGGTCGAGTGGAAGAACGGTTCCGTGGAGCGGCTGCGCAGGAAAGTCACGCTGCTTCACCAGTCGCCGTACCTGTTCGGGGGGACGGTCCACGACAACGTGGCGTTCGGTTTGGCGGCGAGGGGGATCCGGGGGGAAGAACGGCGGCGGATCGTCGAGCGGGCGCTTTCGGCCGTCTCCCTCGAGGGGTTCGGCGACAGGAAGGCCCGGCAACTGTCCGGGGGCGAGACGCAAAGGGTGGCGATGGCCCGGGCCCTCGCCTGTTCTCCAGAAGTCCTTCTGCTCGACGAGCCGCTCGCGAACATCGACCGGGAGACCTCCGCGCTGCTGGAAACCGTGATCGCGTCGCTCCCCGGGCAAGGTACCACGGTCGTCCTGGTCACGCACGATCCGGACCACCGGATGCGCCTGAACGGAGAGACGATCATCATGGAAAAAGGAAGGATCGTTCCCCCCGCCTTCGCTCCCTCGATTTCCTGA
- the moaC gene encoding cyclic pyranopterin monophosphate synthase MoaC, whose translation MPFNHFDDRGAAVMVDVGGKEPTHRTAVAEARVAMRAETLDAILEGRVTKGDVFGVARVAGIAAAKRTQELIPLSHPVAIHHVAVDIASDSAKGEVVVRATVRAFERTGMEMEAMVSASIAALTIYDMCKGADRSISIRDVSLLFKDGGKSGVYRKGEGFQ comes from the coding sequence GTGCCTTTCAACCATTTCGACGACAGGGGCGCAGCGGTCATGGTCGATGTCGGCGGGAAGGAGCCCACGCACCGGACCGCCGTCGCCGAGGCGCGTGTCGCAATGCGGGCGGAAACCCTCGACGCCATCCTCGAAGGCCGGGTGACCAAGGGGGACGTGTTCGGAGTGGCCCGTGTCGCGGGGATCGCCGCGGCGAAACGAACCCAGGAACTGATACCGCTTTCCCATCCGGTGGCCATTCACCACGTCGCCGTCGACATCGCTTCCGATTCCGCGAAGGGAGAAGTCGTCGTCAGGGCGACGGTCCGGGCGTTCGAGCGGACCGGGATGGAGATGGAGGCGATGGTTTCCGCTTCGATCGCGGCCCTCACGATCTATGACATGTGCAAGGGCGCCGACCGGTCGATCTCCATCCGGGACGTATCGCTTCTTTTCAAGGACGGAGGGAAAAGCGGCGTGTACAGGAAAGGAGAGGGATTCCAATAA